One part of the Desulfonema ishimotonii genome encodes these proteins:
- a CDS encoding SulP family inorganic anion transporter, whose product MITKFFPFLKWFENYNLDNLRVDAISGLTVALVLIPQSMAYAQLAGLPPYYGLYASFLPPMIAALFGSSLQLATGPVAVVSLMTSASLEPLAIAGSEGYIAYAILLALIVGFFQLSLGLLRLGLVVNLLSHPVVNGFTNAAAIIIASSQLSKLFGVYVDKAEHHYETIWRVCEAAVHYTHWPTLFMGAAAFIIMFVLKKISPKIPNVLVAVVLTTLVSWGVGFKHDQTVDISAIESPDAIRLITEFSSAVSEIPNLATQRQTINMAIEKAHENNDGLAALDAEHDLSVVALKMDRLKQQAHIYRTRLRDLRLHGEEQPDGTLKFYPEKSGDSGRVWRIKVGNAPIRTDAVLITGGGAVVGTVPKGVPALAAPKIDMKVILQLLPYAAIISLLGFMEAISIAKAMAAKTGQRLDPNQELIGQGLANIMGAMTRSYPTSGSFSRSAVNLQAGAVSGLSSVFTSLAVVIVLLFFTPLLYHLPQSVLAAVIMMAVIGLINVSGFVHAWHAQPYDGIISVISFICTLAFAPHLDKGIMVGVVLSLLVYLYKSMRPTISSLARHEDNALRDAMTHELMECEYIDLIRFEGPLFFANASYLEDKINERILAKKNLRHIIIAANGINDIDASGEETLSLVIDRVRSAGIDISFSGVNESVMTVFKRTHLLEKIGQNHVFSTMESAICGIHAQAHHNAEEKECPLTTTCRLVKTA is encoded by the coding sequence ATGATCACCAAATTTTTTCCATTTCTCAAGTGGTTCGAGAACTACAATCTGGACAACCTGAGAGTGGACGCTATTTCAGGCCTGACCGTCGCACTGGTACTGATCCCGCAGTCCATGGCCTATGCCCAGCTGGCCGGTCTTCCCCCCTATTACGGACTGTACGCCTCTTTCCTTCCCCCCATGATCGCCGCACTGTTCGGCTCCAGTCTCCAACTGGCCACAGGCCCCGTGGCAGTGGTGTCGCTGATGACCTCCGCGTCTCTGGAACCGCTTGCGATTGCCGGCAGCGAAGGCTACATCGCCTATGCCATCCTACTCGCCCTCATCGTGGGATTTTTTCAGCTATCGCTGGGCCTGCTGAGACTCGGCCTGGTGGTCAACCTTCTGTCCCACCCGGTCGTCAACGGCTTCACCAACGCGGCGGCCATTATCATTGCCTCCTCCCAGCTCTCCAAACTGTTCGGCGTCTATGTGGACAAAGCCGAACATCACTACGAGACCATCTGGCGCGTCTGTGAGGCCGCTGTTCATTACACCCACTGGCCAACACTCTTCATGGGCGCGGCGGCCTTTATCATCATGTTCGTACTCAAAAAAATTTCCCCCAAGATTCCCAACGTGCTGGTTGCCGTGGTGCTGACCACTCTGGTTTCATGGGGCGTCGGATTCAAACACGATCAGACAGTGGACATTTCAGCCATAGAATCCCCGGATGCCATCCGGCTGATTACCGAATTCAGCAGCGCGGTCAGTGAGATCCCGAACCTGGCGACCCAGCGCCAGACGATCAACATGGCGATCGAAAAGGCGCACGAAAATAATGACGGCCTGGCCGCCCTGGATGCAGAGCATGATCTCAGCGTTGTTGCCCTGAAAATGGACCGCCTGAAGCAGCAGGCCCATATTTACCGCACCCGGCTCCGGGATCTTCGCCTGCACGGTGAAGAGCAGCCGGACGGCACCCTGAAATTTTATCCGGAAAAATCCGGGGACAGCGGCCGGGTCTGGCGCATCAAGGTCGGAAACGCGCCGATCAGAACCGATGCCGTCCTCATAACAGGCGGCGGCGCGGTGGTCGGCACCGTTCCCAAGGGTGTTCCCGCACTGGCCGCACCGAAAATCGACATGAAGGTGATCCTCCAGCTGCTGCCCTACGCCGCCATCATCTCACTTCTGGGATTCATGGAAGCGATCTCCATTGCCAAGGCCATGGCCGCCAAAACCGGACAGCGTCTCGACCCCAACCAGGAACTCATCGGCCAGGGACTGGCCAATATCATGGGCGCAATGACCCGGAGTTACCCCACATCCGGCTCCTTTTCCCGTTCGGCAGTCAACCTTCAGGCCGGAGCTGTCAGCGGCCTCTCCAGCGTCTTCACCAGTCTGGCAGTGGTCATCGTTCTGCTCTTCTTCACCCCGCTGCTCTATCACCTGCCCCAGTCGGTCCTGGCAGCCGTTATCATGATGGCGGTCATCGGGCTGATCAACGTTTCCGGCTTTGTTCACGCCTGGCACGCCCAGCCGTATGACGGCATCATCTCCGTCATTTCGTTTATCTGCACCCTGGCCTTTGCCCCGCATCTGGACAAAGGCATCATGGTTGGCGTTGTCCTGTCGCTTCTGGTCTACCTTTACAAAAGTATGCGCCCGACCATTTCCTCCCTGGCACGGCATGAGGACAACGCCCTCCGGGATGCCATGACCCACGAGCTGATGGAATGCGAATATATCGACCTGATCCGCTTTGAAGGCCCCCTCTTCTTTGCCAATGCCAGCTATCTGGAAGATAAAATCAATGAGCGTATCCTGGCGAAAAAGAATCTGAGGCACATCATCATCGCGGCCAACGGAATCAATGATATAGACGCATCGGGCGAAGAAACTCTGTCACTTGTTATTGACAGAGTGCGGAGTGCCGGGATAGATATATCCTTCAGCGGGGTAAACGAATCGGTGATGACGGTATTCAAACGCACCCACCTGCTGGAGAAGATCGGCCAGAATCATGTGTTTTCCACAATGGAAAGTGCGATTTGCGGCATCCATGCCCAGGCCCATCACAATGCAGAGGAGAAAGAGTGTCCGCTGACAACCACCTGCCGCCTCGTAAAGACAGCATAA
- a CDS encoding TetR/AcrR family transcriptional regulator, which translates to MSPKKKLILKAAAALFAEKGFRDTSIAELSKMTGAAEGTIFYHFKTKEDIFISILKNVREGIVREFNQYVHGREFENGMAMLEGVIGFYLYLAGQMEDWFMLLYRHYPYQLAKVNPVCREHLEAIYNCLANLFEDAIRQGQADGSIGNVSPRKTALIIFSMVNGLVWFKVYELYDAGTLFDELIISCRKILCNDS; encoded by the coding sequence ATGTCCCCCAAAAAAAAACTGATCCTGAAAGCCGCAGCCGCACTCTTTGCCGAAAAGGGATTCAGAGATACCTCCATTGCAGAACTGTCCAAAATGACCGGTGCGGCCGAAGGCACCATTTTCTACCACTTCAAAACCAAGGAAGATATCTTCATTTCAATCCTGAAAAATGTCAGGGAGGGCATCGTCCGCGAATTTAATCAGTATGTTCACGGCAGAGAGTTTGAAAACGGCATGGCGATGCTCGAAGGGGTCATCGGATTTTATCTCTACCTTGCGGGGCAGATGGAAGACTGGTTCATGCTCCTGTACCGCCATTATCCCTACCAGCTGGCCAAGGTCAACCCGGTCTGCCGCGAACACCTGGAGGCCATTTACAATTGCCTGGCCAACCTGTTTGAGGACGCCATCCGACAGGGACAGGCGGACGGTTCCATCGGAAACGTCTCCCCCCGGAAAACAGCGCTGATTATTTTTTCAATGGTAAACGGTCTGGTCTGGTTCAAAGTCTATGAGCTTTACGACGCAGGCACGCTTTTTGATGAGCTGATAATATCTTGTCGAAAAATATTATGTAACGATAGTTAA
- the lgt gene encoding prolipoprotein diacylglyceryl transferase: MTEFWHWWQHLPAHIRPTLLEIGSFKIHYYGLMYLIAFGLSYALVLYRIRREERFHITAAQAEALTTAMIIGVILGGRLGYVVFYNFSYYLGHPLEIFLPFDFSDGIRFTGISGMSYHGGLIGVIVAALYYARKNGLRFGEIADLYGPVVPLGYTFGRLGNFINGELYGRITTAQIGMYFPHAPGHLLRHPSQLYEAFFEGIFLFVILWILRRRIRTNGAMLAFYLIGYGTVRFFIEFFREPDAHLGFVFLCFSKGQILCAAMILCGVGFYFWLKHKAATGSRH, encoded by the coding sequence ATGACCGAATTCTGGCACTGGTGGCAACACCTTCCCGCGCATATCCGCCCGACCCTTCTGGAGATCGGCAGCTTCAAAATTCACTACTACGGCCTGATGTATCTGATCGCCTTTGGCCTCAGCTACGCCCTGGTGCTGTACCGCATCCGCCGTGAGGAGCGCTTTCACATCACTGCCGCACAGGCCGAGGCCCTGACCACCGCCATGATCATCGGCGTCATTCTGGGCGGGCGGCTGGGATATGTGGTCTTTTACAATTTCTCCTACTACCTCGGCCACCCCCTTGAGATTTTCCTGCCCTTTGATTTCTCGGACGGGATCAGGTTCACCGGTATCTCCGGCATGTCCTACCACGGGGGGCTGATCGGCGTCATTGTCGCGGCCCTTTACTATGCCCGCAAAAACGGCCTCCGCTTCGGAGAGATCGCCGACCTGTACGGGCCGGTCGTACCCCTGGGCTACACCTTCGGGCGGCTGGGCAACTTTATCAATGGCGAGCTGTACGGCAGGATAACGACCGCACAGATCGGCATGTATTTTCCCCATGCCCCCGGTCATCTTCTCCGGCACCCCTCACAGCTTTACGAGGCCTTTTTTGAGGGGATATTTTTGTTTGTCATATTGTGGATATTGCGCAGGCGCATCCGCACAAACGGAGCCATGCTGGCGTTTTATCTGATCGGCTACGGCACGGTCCGCTTTTTTATTGAATTCTTCCGGGAACCGGACGCCCACCTGGGCTTCGTCTTCCTCTGCTTCAGCAAGGGGCAGATCCTGTGCGCCGCCATGATCCTCTGCGGGGTCGGATTTTATTTCTGGCTGAAGCACAAAGCCGCCACCGGATCGCGCCATTAG
- a CDS encoding ABC transporter substrate-binding protein, translating into MTDKRLTLLISLLIFSLLAVQPVSGQDGQNARTAQPIMIGVPLPLTGSLSPFGIMMRNSFEMALKKINQAGGVKGRPLELIYGDNGGDPARGRHVIKEMVNDYGVRMLVGGYASTPTYAMAKTAHRLDVPYLICTAAADRITQKGWKNIFRMNAPISEYTKGLEEFWIRNYRPKSMAIIYENSMFGTNGATRMMGFCREYAIDIHSLIGYPADKADPLHFRPMLAPLTHEPPDVVYMVSYLEDAVALVRELRALKINALLCGGAGGFTQEAFVKKAGKAAEGLLTATLWSKESGYPGGGQYYDEYVKTYSGAPDYHGVEAYSALLVVRDALERAASFGPADIREALGSTFMMTPFGPVKFYNYEMFERQNSPRTKVLQIIDGKYKCIWPPDLATARFVPPEPLK; encoded by the coding sequence ATGACAGACAAACGATTAACACTTCTGATCAGCCTGCTCATCTTTTCGCTTCTGGCCGTTCAGCCGGTCTCCGGTCAGGATGGACAGAACGCCCGGACCGCACAGCCGATTATGATCGGCGTCCCGCTGCCGCTGACAGGCAGCCTGAGTCCCTTCGGGATCATGATGAGAAACTCATTTGAGATGGCCCTGAAAAAAATCAATCAGGCCGGCGGGGTCAAGGGGCGGCCTTTGGAGCTGATCTATGGGGACAACGGGGGCGACCCGGCCAGGGGCCGTCATGTGATAAAAGAGATGGTCAACGACTACGGCGTCCGAATGCTGGTGGGCGGCTACGCCAGCACCCCGACCTATGCGATGGCGAAGACGGCCCACAGGCTGGACGTCCCCTATCTGATCTGCACTGCGGCTGCGGACCGGATCACCCAGAAGGGGTGGAAAAACATCTTCCGCATGAACGCGCCCATCAGCGAATATACCAAAGGGCTGGAGGAATTCTGGATCAGGAACTACAGGCCGAAATCCATGGCCATTATTTACGAAAACAGCATGTTCGGCACCAACGGGGCCACGCGGATGATGGGGTTTTGCCGCGAATATGCCATTGACATCCACTCCCTTATCGGCTATCCGGCGGATAAGGCCGACCCGCTGCATTTCCGGCCAATGCTGGCCCCCCTGACCCATGAGCCGCCGGATGTGGTCTACATGGTCTCCTATCTTGAGGATGCCGTCGCCCTGGTCAGGGAGCTTCGGGCGCTGAAAATAAACGCGCTGCTCTGCGGCGGAGCCGGCGGATTTACCCAGGAGGCGTTTGTGAAAAAGGCCGGAAAAGCCGCCGAAGGGCTGCTGACCGCGACCCTCTGGTCAAAGGAATCCGGGTATCCCGGGGGCGGGCAGTATTATGATGAGTATGTGAAAACCTATTCCGGCGCACCGGATTATCACGGCGTGGAAGCCTATTCCGCCCTCCTGGTGGTGCGGGATGCCCTGGAACGGGCGGCCTCCTTCGGGCCTGCGGATATACGGGAAGCCCTGGGCAGCACCTTTATGATGACCCCTTTCGGGCCGGTGAAGTTCTACAATTACGAGATGTTTGAACGGCAGAACAGCCCCCGGACAAAGGTATTGCAGATTATTGACGGAAAATACAAATGTATCTGGCCCCCGGACCTGGCAACAGCCCGGTTTGTCCCACCGGAGCCTTTGAAATAA
- a CDS encoding SLC13 family permease: MRTNLQKAGLILGPVLFFIMLMFDLDPAKPVVTRMAAIVLLMATWWVTDAIPMSITALLPMILYPLLGILKGKTTAPIYINSTIFLFLGGFMIAIAMENWNLHKRIALQIIRFIGGGPGRIILGFMIASGFLSMWISNTATAIMMLPISMAIIAQMEAEFGRDTVHPFSVALMLGIAYACSTGGLATLVGTPPNLALQRIFELTFPEAQSIAFGQWFIMGFPLAVIMGLTVWVLLTKVFFRFPDHLKVNRKIVETEYKDLGPMSFEEKVVCVVFFMTAALWIFRKDLHLGFASISGWSNLLPYPKLIDDGTVAMVMATILFFVPVKKKDCEIPTILGMDTIQKLPWNIVLLFGGGFALAKGFQVTGLSTLIGEKMYVLASVQPIILIAILCVSLTFLTELTSNTATTQMILPILASVAVAMKVNPLLLMIPATLSTSCAFMLPIATPPNAIVFGSGRIKIIEMARVGIFINLIGVPIITLFFYFIGTQIFSIDLNVFPDWAQHIGTP, translated from the coding sequence ATGAGAACAAATCTTCAGAAAGCAGGACTGATTCTGGGACCGGTTTTATTTTTCATCATGCTGATGTTTGATCTGGACCCTGCAAAACCGGTTGTCACCCGGATGGCGGCAATTGTGCTGCTGATGGCAACCTGGTGGGTCACGGACGCCATCCCCATGTCGATCACCGCCCTGCTCCCCATGATTCTGTATCCCCTTCTGGGCATCCTGAAAGGAAAAACCACCGCCCCCATCTATATCAACAGCACCATCTTCCTGTTCCTGGGCGGCTTTATGATCGCCATTGCCATGGAAAACTGGAACCTGCACAAGCGCATCGCCCTGCAGATCATCCGGTTTATCGGCGGCGGACCGGGCCGGATCATCCTGGGCTTTATGATCGCGTCCGGCTTTCTCTCCATGTGGATTTCCAACACGGCCACCGCCATTATGATGCTCCCCATCAGCATGGCGATCATCGCACAGATGGAAGCGGAGTTTGGCCGGGATACGGTCCACCCCTTTTCCGTGGCGCTCATGCTGGGCATCGCCTATGCCTGCTCCACGGGCGGCCTTGCCACCCTTGTGGGCACTCCCCCCAACCTGGCCCTTCAGCGCATCTTTGAGCTGACCTTCCCCGAAGCCCAGAGCATCGCCTTTGGCCAGTGGTTCATCATGGGGTTTCCCCTGGCCGTCATCATGGGCCTGACCGTCTGGGTTCTGCTGACCAAAGTCTTTTTCCGGTTCCCGGACCATCTCAAAGTGAACCGGAAGATCGTGGAAACGGAATACAAAGACCTCGGCCCCATGAGTTTTGAAGAAAAGGTCGTCTGCGTTGTCTTTTTCATGACTGCGGCCCTCTGGATATTCCGCAAGGATCTCCATCTCGGGTTCGCCAGCATATCGGGCTGGTCCAACCTGCTCCCCTACCCGAAGCTCATCGACGACGGCACCGTGGCCATGGTCATGGCGACGATCCTCTTTTTCGTTCCGGTAAAAAAGAAAGATTGCGAGATCCCGACCATCCTGGGGATGGATACGATCCAGAAGCTCCCCTGGAACATCGTCCTGCTTTTCGGCGGCGGATTTGCCCTGGCCAAGGGATTTCAGGTCACAGGTCTCTCAACCCTCATCGGCGAAAAGATGTATGTGCTGGCCAGCGTTCAGCCGATTATTCTTATCGCCATTCTCTGTGTAAGTCTGACCTTTCTGACGGAGCTGACCTCCAATACGGCCACCACCCAGATGATCCTTCCCATTCTGGCATCCGTGGCCGTGGCCATGAAGGTCAACCCGCTGCTGCTGATGATCCCGGCCACCCTCTCCACCTCCTGCGCATTTATGCTGCCCATTGCCACACCGCCCAACGCCATTGTCTTCGGCAGCGGCAGAATCAAAATCATTGAGATGGCGCGGGTCGGCATTTTTATCAACCTCATCGGCGTTCCGATTATCACTCTGTTTTTCTATTTCATCGGCACCCAGATTTTCTCCATTGATCTGAACGTATTCCCGGACTGGGCACAGCATATCGGCACACCCTGA
- a CDS encoding DNA-methyltransferase, producing MMITAHRICFEDAKKMDALSAASADLVVTSPPYPMIGMWDETFVAQDSRIGAALDAGEGRAAFEAMHRVLGPVWEALYRVLRPGGIACINIGDATRTLNGHFMLYPNHAEILRRMMAAGFTPLPSILWRKQTNAPNKFMGSGMLPAGAYVTLEHEHILIFRKGGKREFKTADEKRNRRESALFWEERNLWFSDIWTDLKGARQKMADRTVRLRNGAFPFEMPYRLIHMFSVRGDTVLDPFLGTGTTLAAAMAAGRNSVGFEVESALWETIRVQARGIVPVANERLEARLRNHRAFVRERAAQKGPLKHVNAVCGFPVVTRQEAELYFTPLTAVRETGECRFEVAYEGQVAGGVPSFT from the coding sequence ATGATGATAACAGCACACCGCATCTGTTTTGAGGATGCAAAGAAAATGGACGCCCTGTCAGCGGCGTCTGCCGATCTTGTGGTCACATCGCCGCCCTATCCCATGATCGGGATGTGGGATGAGACGTTTGTCGCGCAGGATTCCCGGATCGGGGCGGCACTGGATGCCGGAGAGGGGCGGGCTGCTTTTGAGGCGATGCACCGTGTACTGGGGCCGGTCTGGGAGGCGCTTTACCGGGTTCTGAGGCCGGGGGGGATTGCCTGCATCAATATCGGTGACGCCACCCGGACGCTGAACGGCCATTTCATGCTCTACCCCAACCATGCGGAGATTCTCCGGCGCATGATGGCGGCCGGGTTCACGCCGCTGCCGTCGATTCTGTGGCGGAAGCAGACCAATGCCCCCAATAAATTCATGGGATCGGGAATGTTGCCGGCCGGGGCCTATGTCACGCTGGAACACGAGCATATCCTGATATTCAGAAAGGGCGGGAAGCGGGAGTTTAAAACGGCGGATGAAAAACGGAACCGGCGGGAGAGCGCGCTGTTCTGGGAAGAGCGGAATCTCTGGTTTTCTGATATCTGGACAGATCTGAAGGGCGCGCGGCAGAAGATGGCCGACCGGACGGTCCGGCTCAGAAACGGGGCCTTTCCCTTTGAGATGCCCTACCGGCTGATCCATATGTTTTCCGTCAGGGGCGACACGGTGCTGGACCCGTTTCTGGGGACCGGCACAACCCTGGCTGCGGCCATGGCGGCGGGCCGCAACAGCGTGGGGTTTGAGGTGGAATCCGCGCTTTGGGAGACGATCCGTGTCCAGGCTCGCGGCATCGTGCCGGTCGCCAATGAGCGGCTTGAGGCCCGGCTCCGGAATCACCGGGCGTTTGTCCGGGAGCGGGCGGCGCAAAAAGGGCCGTTGAAGCATGTGAATGCGGTCTGCGGTTTTCCCGTGGTGACCCGGCAGGAGGCGGAGTTGTATTTTACGCCCCTGACAGCGGTGCGGGAGACCGGTGAATGCCGGTTTGAGGTGGCGTATGAGGGACAGGTCGCCGGAGGCGTCCCCTCTTTTACCTGA
- a CDS encoding transposase, with protein MEALYREACVPDRKLPSARKGIVSTFHLARIIAETGPLSDFANYRKVMRFAGLNLCERQSGTYRGKTRISKKGRPLLRKVLKLTVLPLVKKNGVYGDYYKKKTEVDKMPGTKAMTVIARHFLKMLYGVYKNGAGFDKKRMFTCESQFQKAA; from the coding sequence ATGGAAGCATTATATCGGGAAGCCTGTGTTCCTGACCGGAAGCTTCCGTCAGCGCGAAAAGGCATTGTATCGACCTTTCATTTGGCAAGAATTATTGCGGAAACAGGCCCTCTGAGCGACTTTGCGAATTACCGGAAAGTGATGCGTTTCGCCGGTCTGAATCTTTGCGAACGGCAAAGCGGCACGTATCGCGGAAAAACGCGCATCAGCAAAAAAGGGAGACCTCTGCTGCGGAAAGTTCTCAAACTGACCGTATTGCCACTTGTAAAAAAGAACGGTGTTTACGGCGATTATTACAAAAAGAAGACGGAAGTTGATAAAATGCCCGGCACCAAAGCAATGACGGTGATCGCAAGGCACTTTCTGAAAATGCTTTACGGGGTTTATAAAAACGGCGCCGGATTCGATAAAAAGCGCATGTTCACCTGTGAAAGCCAGTTTCAGAAAGCCGCCTGA
- a CDS encoding transposase, whose product MARIARVVAPGLPHHVTQRGNRRQQTFFNDEDYQAYLSLMSEWCLKYEVGIWAYCLMPNHIHLIAVPRTKQGLNLAIGEAHRRYTRRINFREGWRGHLWQGRFASFIMEESYLLACTRYIELNPVRAGLVKQPEDWPWSSAKAHIKGKDIILANTKPLLDMVRKPWKKFLSADVGNSDMELFRKHERTGRPLGDDSFVGQLEVSLERRLKPKKPGPKKK is encoded by the coding sequence ATGGCACGTATCGCAAGGGTCGTAGCCCCCGGCTTACCTCACCATGTAACCCAGCGGGGGAACAGACGACAGCAGACATTTTTCAATGATGAAGATTATCAGGCATACCTGTCCCTGATGTCCGAATGGTGTTTAAAATACGAAGTCGGGATCTGGGCATACTGCCTTATGCCCAATCACATTCATCTGATTGCGGTACCCCGGACAAAACAGGGATTGAACCTTGCAATAGGAGAAGCTCACAGGCGGTATACAAGGCGGATAAATTTCCGTGAGGGGTGGCGGGGACATTTATGGCAGGGGCGATTCGCGTCATTTATCATGGAAGAAAGCTATTTGCTGGCCTGTACCCGCTATATTGAACTCAACCCGGTTCGTGCGGGGTTGGTAAAACAACCCGAAGACTGGCCTTGGAGTAGCGCTAAAGCTCATATTAAAGGTAAAGACATCATCCTTGCCAATACAAAACCCCTGCTTGATATGGTCAGGAAACCTTGGAAAAAATTCTTATCCGCGGATGTGGGGAACTCGGATATGGAACTGTTCAGGAAACATGAACGAACCGGCCGCCCATTGGGCGATGATTCTTTTGTTGGCCAGTTGGAGGTTTCTTTAGAGCGCCGTTTAAAGCCTAAAAAACCCGGGCCTAAAAAAAAATAA
- a CDS encoding GNAT family N-acetyltransferase: protein MSEIRIAKGYIPGSLGRVAELHGLYYHEHWRFGLFFEAKVAVELSEFLKRYDENRDGFWTALEDCRVEGAIAIDGIHSEKEGAHLRWFILSDALRGKGTGNQLINTAISFCRTKGYSRIYLWTFEGLPAARHLYEKEGFKLVEEHKGTQWGTEVNEQRFECSLTALA, encoded by the coding sequence ATGTCAGAGATCAGGATTGCCAAAGGCTATATCCCTGGCTCGCTTGGACGAGTTGCTGAACTTCATGGTTTATACTACCATGAGCACTGGAGATTTGGTCTCTTCTTTGAAGCTAAAGTTGCGGTCGAGCTTTCTGAATTTCTAAAGAGATATGACGAGAATCGAGATGGTTTTTGGACTGCGTTAGAAGACTGCCGGGTTGAAGGCGCTATTGCAATAGATGGTATTCATAGCGAAAAAGAGGGGGCGCATTTACGGTGGTTCATTCTGTCTGATGCCCTGCGGGGAAAAGGGACAGGAAATCAGCTCATCAACACTGCCATCAGCTTTTGCCGGACCAAAGGTTATAGCAGGATATACTTATGGACATTCGAGGGGCTTCCAGCCGCAAGGCATCTCTACGAGAAGGAAGGCTTCAAACTTGTTGAGGAGCATAAAGGAACCCAGTGGGGAACAGAAGTCAACGAACAGCGATTCGAGTGCTCTTTGACAGCGCTCGCATAA
- a CDS encoding DUF2259 domain-containing protein, with translation MKVKILMLMIFVCFMVCPPTWGSDVYKLNFIGFSENGEFLAFENEPHLMDSEAGKHAIFIDVLNNKYVGPVLYRQSDIDKKIKELEIKKGNTGKQVIHHPPSDMGVNPHNVKFTTFQYQLGTKDKYELELKLIQTLSKECEIYKAYAGPGINMIELKLINQEKDEIILQKDNSLPKTRDCAFKYRIEDVYTYRGKIAVFIQVFTPSIEGPTRKYMIVTGKLN, from the coding sequence GTGAAAGTAAAGATACTAATGCTAATGATATTTGTATGTTTTATGGTCTGTCCCCCTACCTGGGGAAGTGATGTTTATAAATTAAATTTCATCGGATTTTCAGAAAATGGGGAATTTTTAGCATTTGAGAATGAACCGCACCTGATGGACAGTGAAGCAGGGAAACATGCAATTTTTATTGATGTCCTAAATAATAAATATGTTGGGCCGGTGCTATACAGGCAGTCAGACATAGATAAAAAGATAAAAGAATTGGAAATCAAAAAAGGAAACACAGGAAAACAAGTTATTCATCACCCGCCAAGCGATATGGGCGTAAATCCCCACAATGTCAAATTTACAACATTTCAATATCAGTTGGGAACAAAAGATAAATACGAGTTGGAACTCAAATTAATTCAAACTTTGTCGAAAGAATGTGAAATTTATAAGGCTTACGCAGGGCCAGGAATTAACATGATTGAACTGAAACTTATAAATCAGGAAAAAGACGAAATAATACTCCAGAAAGATAATTCTCTCCCAAAAACCAGAGATTGTGCATTCAAATATCGAATTGAGGATGTTTACACTTATCGGGGGAAAATTGCTGTATTTATACAGGTGTTCACTCCGTCAATTGAAGGCCCGACAAGGAAATATATGATAGTTACGGGTAAGTTAAATTGA